A window of Hymenobacter aerilatus contains these coding sequences:
- a CDS encoding TlpA family protein disulfide reductase — translation MLSFRLSSFLALVVGCLASFSGRAQGTVVITGKISGRTADSVAVSLRENPLDPKEQITYAPVSDKGEFRLALKVNGPTRADLVYNDDVTDLFLEPGYALDVRFKGNDLASSVKYKGKGAEVNSYLSEVDASFVENDGFQVLPDNIMLYEAPFLSFLDYRRKQEEKFMERGMEGVDMSKAFRDYAKATIVYSYANDRLTFPDLREQVVSTEGRLKMSPTYYDFLNDKALIENPSATQNELYQEFLLNYVHYLATSDKHQRTDPDFYLVCYNLAKQKLSGPVKPIILGRVLQESFRFGHVKQSAAMLEDFRKIDKDNQYYPILVQDFNLHKTFAIGSPAPDFRLRTAQGDSVSLRDFAGKLVYVNFWRTTSGLSLRDLPYAVELAKKFEGKDIVFLNVALDENEGAWKQLVISRKLPGVHVRANGGMKAAIARAYGVQDVPTYILLAEDGTFLNTKPKRLSSRAAIDEIKESFGKASTYSGILPTGSANK, via the coding sequence ATGCTTTCCTTCCGTCTTTCTTCCTTTCTGGCCCTAGTTGTAGGGTGTCTGGCCTCCTTTTCGGGTAGGGCTCAGGGTACAGTTGTCATCACTGGCAAAATTAGTGGGCGCACGGCCGACTCCGTAGCTGTGTCCCTGCGCGAAAACCCACTCGACCCCAAGGAGCAAATCACCTACGCGCCCGTTAGCGACAAAGGAGAATTTCGGCTGGCGTTGAAAGTGAACGGTCCTACCCGCGCTGACTTGGTATATAACGATGACGTGACGGACCTGTTCTTGGAGCCCGGTTATGCCCTCGACGTGCGCTTTAAGGGGAATGACCTGGCCTCTTCTGTGAAATATAAGGGCAAAGGCGCCGAGGTAAACAGTTACCTGTCGGAGGTAGACGCATCCTTTGTTGAAAACGACGGGTTTCAGGTGCTGCCCGACAATATTATGCTCTACGAAGCGCCGTTTCTGTCGTTTCTGGACTACCGCCGCAAGCAGGAAGAAAAGTTTATGGAGCGGGGCATGGAGGGGGTAGACATGTCGAAAGCCTTCCGCGACTACGCCAAGGCCACCATCGTCTACAGCTACGCCAACGACCGGCTCACGTTCCCGGACCTGCGCGAGCAAGTAGTAAGCACGGAGGGCCGCCTGAAAATGTCGCCCACGTACTACGATTTTCTGAATGATAAAGCGCTGATTGAAAATCCGTCGGCCACGCAAAACGAGCTGTACCAGGAGTTCCTGCTCAACTACGTGCACTACCTGGCTACCTCCGACAAGCACCAGCGCACCGACCCCGATTTTTACTTGGTGTGCTATAACTTGGCCAAGCAAAAGCTGAGTGGCCCTGTAAAACCTATTATTCTGGGGCGGGTGTTGCAGGAGTCGTTCCGGTTTGGGCACGTGAAGCAGTCGGCCGCCATGCTGGAGGACTTCCGCAAAATCGATAAGGACAATCAGTACTACCCCATTTTGGTGCAGGACTTCAACCTGCACAAGACCTTCGCCATTGGCTCGCCGGCCCCCGATTTTCGCCTGCGCACGGCTCAGGGCGACTCCGTTTCACTGCGGGACTTTGCGGGCAAGCTGGTGTACGTCAATTTCTGGCGCACTACCAGCGGCTTGAGCTTGCGCGACCTACCCTACGCCGTGGAGCTAGCTAAAAAGTTTGAGGGCAAAGACATTGTGTTCCTGAATGTGGCGCTAGACGAAAACGAAGGCGCCTGGAAACAGCTGGTTATTAGCCGCAAACTGCCGGGCGTGCACGTGCGTGCCAACGGCGGCATGAAGGCGGCCATCGCCCGCGCCTACGGCGTGCAAGACGTACCCACATATATTCTGCTGGCCGAGGATGGTACCTTCCTCAACACCAAGCCCAAGCGCCTAAGCAGCCGCGCCGCCATCGACGAAATCAAGGAGTCGTTTGGAAAGGCCAGCACGTATTCGGGCATTCTGCCGACGGGTTCGGCGAATAAGTAA
- the radA gene encoding DNA repair protein RadA: MAKIKTLYFCQNCGAQSVKWIGRCPSCGEWNTYVEEVVQKEDTQAAGSWKPPTSAPTLSKVAKPRPVSEIHYEEEARIATQDGELNRVLGGGIVPGSLVLIGGEPGIGKSTLMLQIAMSLRRLKVLYVSGEESEQQIKMRAERLGDQHPGCYILTETNTQNIFKQIDQLQPNILIIDSIQTLHSGLVESGAGSVSQVRECTAELLKYAKETGVPVLLIGHITKDGSIAGPKILEHMVDTVLQFEGDRHLSYRILRTTKNRFGSTSELGIYEMQGAGLRQVSNPSEILLSQRHGDELSGMAIGATLEGNRPLLVEVQALVTPATYGTPQRSATGFDSKRLQMLLAVLEKRSGLRLGQHDVFLNIAGGLRLDDPALDLAVCAAVVSSLNDIPIRGEVCLAAEVGLSGEIRAVSRLDQRLGEAEKLGFAEMYISQFNARGLDLARYGIRVQPAGRLDEVLSGLFG, from the coding sequence ATGGCCAAGATCAAAACCCTTTATTTCTGCCAGAATTGCGGGGCGCAATCCGTGAAATGGATTGGCCGCTGCCCCAGCTGCGGCGAGTGGAATACCTACGTGGAGGAAGTGGTGCAGAAGGAAGACACCCAGGCGGCCGGCTCCTGGAAGCCGCCTACCTCGGCCCCTACCCTTAGCAAAGTGGCCAAGCCCCGGCCCGTAAGCGAAATTCATTACGAAGAGGAAGCCCGCATCGCCACCCAGGATGGCGAGCTGAACCGCGTGCTGGGCGGCGGCATTGTGCCTGGCTCGTTGGTGCTCATTGGCGGCGAGCCAGGCATCGGCAAAAGCACGCTGATGTTGCAGATTGCCATGTCGTTGCGGCGGCTGAAGGTGCTCTATGTGTCGGGCGAGGAAAGCGAGCAGCAGATCAAGATGCGCGCCGAGCGTCTGGGCGACCAGCACCCCGGCTGCTACATCCTCACGGAGACGAACACCCAGAACATCTTCAAGCAGATCGATCAGCTCCAGCCCAACATCCTCATCATCGACTCCATCCAGACCCTGCACTCGGGGCTGGTAGAATCGGGGGCGGGCTCGGTGAGCCAGGTGCGCGAGTGTACCGCCGAACTGCTGAAGTACGCCAAGGAAACCGGCGTGCCAGTGCTGCTCATCGGCCACATCACCAAAGACGGCAGCATTGCCGGCCCCAAAATCCTGGAGCATATGGTGGATACGGTGCTGCAGTTTGAGGGCGACCGGCACCTGAGCTACCGCATCTTGCGCACCACCAAAAACCGTTTTGGCTCTACCTCTGAGCTGGGCATCTACGAGATGCAGGGCGCCGGACTGCGACAAGTGAGCAATCCTTCGGAAATCCTGCTTTCCCAGCGCCACGGCGACGAGCTGAGCGGCATGGCCATTGGGGCTACCCTGGAGGGCAACCGCCCGCTGCTAGTAGAGGTGCAAGCCCTCGTGACGCCCGCCACCTACGGCACGCCCCAGCGCTCGGCCACGGGCTTCGACAGCAAGCGCCTGCAAATGTTGCTGGCTGTGCTGGAGAAGCGTTCGGGCTTGCGCCTGGGTCAGCACGACGTGTTCCTGAACATTGCCGGTGGCCTGCGTCTCGACGACCCCGCTCTAGACCTAGCTGTATGCGCCGCCGTAGTCAGTTCCCTCAATGATATTCCGATTCGGGGGGAGGTGTGCCTAGCTGCCGAGGTAGGGCTGAGCGGCGAAATCCGGGCCGTGAGTCGGCTCGACCAGCGCCTGGGCGAGGCCGAGAAGCTGGGATTTGCCGAAATGTACATTTCCCAGTTTAACGCCCGCGGGCTGGATCTGGCCCGCTACGGCATTCGGGTGCAGCCTGCCGGCCGCCTCGATGAGGTACTGAGCGGCCTGTTTGGTTAA
- a CDS encoding DUF2490 domain-containing protein, whose product MLLSLLCFAAAPSRAQTQRTRIPDYNTIGWLVYNGDHQLSKNWQLHSELQLRRVHLIADPQQLLARLGGIYQLSDRVSVSGGYTLFITYPYGDYPTAASGRSEPEHRLYEDVSLTDALGRLQLTHRVRLEQRWQAQFVDKSIDSWLFQNRIRYQLSLQLPLLGPTLDSHEPYLTAFDELFISFGRNVQNNVFNQNRLAGGIGYQFSDNFRLDVQYLYQITQHEEDAPGTTTPVFEYNHGIRTVLAYDLDFTK is encoded by the coding sequence TTGCTCCTATCCCTGCTGTGCTTTGCTGCCGCGCCCAGCCGGGCCCAAACCCAGCGCACTCGCATTCCGGATTATAACACCATCGGCTGGCTGGTATATAACGGCGACCATCAACTCAGCAAAAACTGGCAGTTGCACAGCGAGTTGCAACTCCGGCGCGTGCACCTCATTGCGGATCCGCAGCAACTGCTGGCCCGCCTGGGTGGTATCTACCAGCTTTCCGATCGGGTGAGCGTATCGGGCGGCTACACGCTGTTCATCACCTACCCCTACGGCGATTACCCTACTGCCGCCAGCGGCCGGAGCGAGCCAGAGCATCGGCTGTATGAGGATGTGTCGCTGACGGATGCGCTGGGTCGGCTGCAACTCACGCACCGCGTGCGGCTGGAGCAGCGCTGGCAGGCACAGTTTGTTGATAAGTCGATAGACAGTTGGCTGTTTCAGAACCGCATCCGCTACCAGCTTAGTCTGCAACTGCCCCTGCTCGGCCCTACCCTCGACAGCCACGAGCCCTACCTTACGGCTTTCGATGAGCTCTTTATCAGCTTCGGGCGCAACGTGCAGAATAACGTGTTCAATCAAAACCGCCTGGCGGGCGGAATAGGCTACCAATTCAGCGACAATTTCCGGTTGGATGTGCAGTACCTCTACCAAATCACGCAGCATGAGGAAGACGCTCCCGGCACCACTACCCCCGTATTTGAGTACAACCACGGCATCCGTACGGTGCTAGCCTACGATCTGGACTTTACGAAATAA
- a CDS encoding pirin family protein, whose protein sequence is MRTIKAQHRAVSAPIADLTTYRALPTPAVAHLDPFLFLNHHGPQVYRLGNRGLPFGPHPHRGFETVTFILAGDIMHQDSSGHQSVIEAGGVQWMTAGSGLIHSEISSDHFKQTGGDLEILQLWVNLPARLKMTPPHYQGLQKADIPEVALADGRARLQAVSGTWAGQAGAVQSLADVQLATIDLEAGAVLNFSIPAERTIFFYTIRGKLRVNDQETEARTLTEFHHDGDNLHIEALTDAVLLLGHALPFGEPIVAQGPFVMNTEQEIQQAYQDYRAGRFGTW, encoded by the coding sequence ATGCGCACCATCAAAGCCCAGCACCGCGCCGTTAGCGCCCCCATTGCCGACCTGACCACGTACCGCGCGCTGCCTACCCCGGCCGTAGCGCACCTCGACCCGTTTCTGTTCCTCAACCACCACGGCCCGCAGGTGTACCGGCTCGGCAACCGGGGCCTACCCTTCGGGCCGCACCCGCACCGGGGGTTTGAGACCGTAACGTTTATTCTGGCCGGTGATATCATGCACCAGGATAGCAGTGGGCACCAAAGCGTGATTGAAGCCGGAGGTGTACAGTGGATGACGGCCGGCAGCGGATTGATTCACAGCGAAATATCTTCCGACCATTTCAAGCAAACCGGCGGCGACCTGGAAATCTTACAGCTTTGGGTGAACCTGCCGGCGCGCCTCAAAATGACGCCGCCACACTACCAAGGCTTGCAGAAAGCTGACATTCCGGAAGTGGCGCTGGCCGATGGCCGGGCCCGCCTGCAGGCCGTATCGGGCACCTGGGCCGGCCAGGCTGGGGCCGTGCAGTCGCTGGCCGATGTGCAGCTGGCAACCATCGACCTGGAGGCCGGCGCTGTGCTGAATTTCTCTATTCCGGCCGAGCGAACTATTTTTTTCTACACCATCCGCGGCAAGCTGCGCGTGAATGACCAGGAAACAGAAGCCCGCACTCTCACCGAGTTCCACCACGACGGCGACAACTTGCACATCGAAGCGCTAACTGATGCCGTACTGCTGCTGGGCCACGCCCTACCCTTCGGGGAGCCAATTGTAGCGCAGGGGCCCTTTGTGATGAACACGGAGCAGGAAATTCAGCAGGCTTACCAGGATTATCGGGCCGGGCGTTTTGGCACCTGGTAA
- a CDS encoding STAS domain-containing protein: MSAVLVICYELFPTGCLLALAPTTATAETTLAAHLAQACRSGKSAVWVDCRLLTTLSSTAVWLLWACQQRLRRRHARLVLCQVPATVEYTLRQILAGVENQLYIVPTLDDALA, translated from the coding sequence ATGTCTGCCGTGCTAGTTATCTGCTACGAACTATTTCCAACCGGCTGCCTACTGGCCCTGGCCCCTACCACTGCCACCGCCGAAACCACGCTGGCTGCCCATCTGGCCCAGGCCTGCCGCAGCGGCAAATCTGCTGTGTGGGTCGATTGCCGTCTGCTTACTACCTTATCTAGCACAGCCGTCTGGCTGCTATGGGCCTGCCAGCAGCGCCTGCGTCGGCGCCACGCCCGCTTGGTGCTCTGCCAGGTGCCAGCTACTGTCGAGTATACCCTACGACAAATCTTGGCGGGCGTAGAAAACCAATTGTATATAGTGCCTACCCTAGACGACGCCTTGGCCTAG
- a CDS encoding nuclear transport factor 2 family protein produces the protein MSASLETVKQFLQLAEACITDRAAYVAVLHPEVERLEFPNLHNKQVQRRNFEDIVDGIREGRELLARQELAGWNFIISNDNTIVAEIRWRGEMSIRNERVVPGQVITGHYCRVFELKEGLIFRIRDYFCYEMF, from the coding sequence ATGTCTGCTTCCCTCGAAACAGTTAAACAATTTTTACAGCTAGCAGAAGCCTGTATTACTGATCGTGCGGCCTACGTGGCAGTACTGCATCCGGAGGTAGAGCGGCTAGAGTTTCCAAACCTGCACAATAAACAGGTGCAGCGTCGTAATTTCGAAGACATTGTTGATGGTATTCGCGAAGGTCGGGAACTGCTGGCTCGGCAGGAGCTAGCCGGCTGGAACTTCATAATCAGCAACGACAACACGATAGTAGCGGAGATTCGTTGGCGTGGTGAGATGAGCATTCGCAATGAGCGCGTGGTGCCGGGCCAAGTCATTACTGGCCATTACTGCCGGGTGTTTGAGTTGAAGGAAGGCTTGATTTTCCGCATTCGCGACTATTTCTGCTACGAAATGTTCTAA
- a CDS encoding ATP-binding protein — protein sequence MSVASPTTDLTVVTAFADLPADVLDWLHAHGEIQEYPGGTETMTPGEPIDYMLAVLHGGVQYFSVQNGQREPKFRATVGQITGLLPYSRLQAGKGYGVTLGDTTIYRLHRDQFAALESVSPELVQRLVGMMSDRARDEARSQERDDKLRALGKLSAGLAHELNNPAAAIARAVANLSEQTAATPTLLRALGEHCLDPAALIQLTALATATPIDNAIPMSALDCADREDELVDWLEEQGVPDGYALAASLLEAELAVPELTAMAEQLPQAARPAAFAWLAGHLTTQRLLRDIQEAGSRITQLVTDVKTYSHMDRGTDYAPVDVTAGLRSTLNILSYPLRHKNITVVREFASDLPRVHGQASSLNQVWTNLLDNAIDALPDKGGEITLRTRLENGFVQVCVIDNGPGIPADVLPRIFEPFFSTKQAGAGSGLGLDIAQRIIANHNGKLEVTSTPGHTEFCAWLPV from the coding sequence ATGTCTGTTGCTTCGCCTACCACCGACCTTACGGTTGTTACGGCCTTCGCCGATTTGCCTGCCGACGTGCTCGACTGGCTGCACGCCCACGGCGAAATTCAAGAATACCCGGGTGGTACCGAAACAATGACGCCCGGCGAGCCCATCGACTACATGCTGGCCGTGCTGCACGGTGGCGTCCAGTATTTTTCGGTGCAGAATGGGCAGCGCGAGCCTAAATTCCGGGCTACGGTGGGGCAGATAACCGGGCTCCTACCCTACTCGCGCCTGCAAGCCGGCAAAGGCTACGGCGTGACCCTGGGCGATACCACCATCTACCGCCTACACCGCGACCAGTTTGCCGCACTGGAAAGTGTGAGTCCCGAGCTGGTGCAGCGCCTAGTGGGCATGATGAGCGACCGGGCGCGCGATGAAGCCCGCTCCCAGGAGCGCGACGATAAACTGCGCGCCTTAGGCAAGCTATCGGCTGGACTAGCGCACGAGCTGAACAACCCAGCCGCCGCCATTGCCCGCGCCGTGGCTAACCTCAGCGAGCAAACAGCCGCTACCCCTACCCTGCTGCGGGCCCTGGGCGAGCATTGCCTCGACCCGGCTGCCCTCATTCAATTGACGGCCCTGGCTACGGCCACGCCCATTGACAACGCTATACCTATGTCGGCGCTGGACTGCGCCGACCGCGAGGATGAGCTGGTGGACTGGCTGGAGGAGCAGGGTGTACCCGATGGGTACGCCTTGGCAGCTAGCTTACTAGAAGCCGAGCTGGCCGTACCCGAGCTAACGGCCATGGCCGAGCAGCTACCCCAGGCGGCGCGCCCGGCGGCCTTTGCCTGGCTGGCGGGACACCTTACTACTCAGCGCTTGCTGCGCGACATTCAGGAGGCGGGCAGCCGCATCACGCAGCTGGTAACGGACGTGAAAACCTACTCCCACATGGACCGCGGCACCGACTACGCCCCGGTTGATGTGACGGCTGGCCTGCGCAGTACGCTCAATATTCTCAGCTACCCCCTGCGCCACAAGAATATTACGGTAGTGCGCGAGTTTGCCTCCGATCTGCCTCGGGTGCACGGGCAGGCCAGCAGCCTCAACCAGGTCTGGACCAATCTACTCGACAACGCCATCGACGCCCTACCCGACAAAGGCGGCGAAATCACGCTACGCACGCGGCTGGAAAACGGGTTCGTGCAGGTGTGCGTCATTGACAACGGCCCTGGTATTCCGGCCGACGTGCTCCCGCGCATCTTCGAGCCCTTCTTCTCCACCAAGCAGGCCGGCGCGGGTTCCGGTTTGGGCCTCGACATTGCCCAGCGCATCATCGCCAACCACAACGGCAAGCTGGAAGTCACTTCCACGCCCGGCCACACGGAGTTCTGCGCTTGGCTGCCAGTGTAA
- a CDS encoding FAD-dependent oxidoreductase, translating into MYRHLPLSEHNTPYSNCPTSPGACNAPLLHNLSYSILMATDKKPIILAVDDDPQVLSAVDRDLRREFRRDYRILRASSGDEALEIIRELHQRQEPLALILADQRMPGLEGVELLEQARALFPSTKRVLLTAYADTTAAIRAINNAHLDYYLLKPWDPPEELLYPSLRDLLAAWQATYRPRFEGLRLIGFQWSPLSHELKDFLAGYMVPFQWLDYENNPEAEALLAGTEYTAAELPVVVFEDGTAMARPERAAIATKIGLASKAAQELYDVVVVGAGPAGLAAAVYGASEGLKTLVIERQAPGGQAGTSSRIENYLGFPTGLSGAELTHRAWMQATRLGAELLAPQEVQEMCIQDGYYKVLTLTDGSEIRTRAVVLTTGVSYRQLQVPGMDRLNGAGIYYGAARTEARSCEQRDVYIVGGGNSAGQAAMYLATYARHVYILIRGESLAASMSAYLIEQIGNTPNITIMPYTQVQEVRGDGHLEEVVINNNGQVEAREAQALFIFIGTKPSTEWVQASVICDPKGFLLTGRDLVADPRYPQAWKHNREPYLLETCVPGVFAAGDARTGAMARVASAVGEGSMAIKFVHQYLDE; encoded by the coding sequence GTGTATCGCCACCTTCCACTGAGTGAGCATAACACGCCATACTCAAACTGCCCTACCTCACCGGGCGCCTGCAACGCACCCCTGCTCCACAACCTCTCCTATTCTATCCTGATGGCTACCGATAAGAAACCAATTATTTTGGCCGTGGACGACGACCCACAGGTGCTGAGCGCCGTCGACCGTGACCTGCGCCGGGAGTTCCGGCGCGACTACCGCATTCTGCGCGCCTCATCGGGCGACGAGGCTTTGGAAATCATTCGGGAGCTGCACCAGCGCCAGGAGCCGCTGGCCCTCATTCTGGCCGACCAGCGCATGCCGGGCCTGGAGGGGGTAGAGTTGCTAGAGCAAGCGCGGGCGCTGTTTCCGAGCACCAAACGCGTGCTGCTTACGGCCTACGCCGATACCACGGCGGCCATCCGGGCCATCAACAACGCCCATCTCGACTACTACCTGCTCAAGCCCTGGGACCCGCCGGAGGAGCTGCTCTACCCTAGCCTGCGCGACTTGCTGGCTGCTTGGCAAGCCACTTACCGTCCCCGTTTCGAGGGGCTGCGGCTGATTGGGTTCCAATGGTCGCCGCTCTCGCACGAGCTGAAGGACTTTCTGGCCGGCTACATGGTACCGTTTCAGTGGCTCGATTACGAAAACAACCCCGAAGCAGAGGCTCTGCTAGCCGGCACCGAGTACACTGCTGCCGAGTTGCCGGTGGTAGTGTTTGAGGACGGTACCGCTATGGCCCGGCCCGAGCGGGCGGCTATTGCCACCAAAATTGGCTTAGCATCCAAGGCTGCGCAGGAGCTGTACGATGTGGTAGTGGTAGGCGCCGGTCCGGCTGGGCTGGCCGCCGCCGTATACGGCGCTTCGGAAGGGCTGAAAACGCTGGTGATTGAGCGCCAGGCGCCCGGCGGCCAGGCCGGCACCAGCTCCCGCATCGAGAACTACCTAGGGTTCCCCACCGGCCTGAGCGGCGCCGAACTGACCCACCGCGCCTGGATGCAGGCTACCCGCCTGGGTGCCGAGCTGCTGGCCCCACAGGAAGTACAGGAAATGTGCATTCAGGACGGCTACTACAAAGTGCTGACCCTGACCGATGGCAGCGAAATCCGCACGCGCGCTGTGGTGCTGACCACCGGTGTGAGCTACCGCCAGCTGCAAGTGCCCGGCATGGACCGCCTCAACGGGGCCGGCATTTACTACGGCGCCGCCCGCACCGAGGCCCGCTCCTGCGAGCAGCGCGACGTGTACATTGTGGGCGGCGGCAACTCGGCGGGGCAGGCCGCTATGTACCTGGCCACCTACGCCCGCCACGTCTACATCCTGATTCGGGGTGAGTCGCTAGCGGCCAGTATGTCGGCTTATTTAATTGAGCAGATCGGCAACACCCCCAACATCACCATCATGCCCTACACGCAGGTGCAGGAGGTGCGCGGCGATGGGCACTTGGAGGAAGTCGTCATCAACAACAATGGGCAGGTAGAGGCGCGTGAGGCCCAGGCCTTGTTCATCTTCATCGGTACCAAACCCAGCACCGAGTGGGTGCAGGCCAGCGTGATTTGCGACCCCAAAGGCTTCCTGCTCACCGGCCGCGACCTGGTGGCCGACCCGCGCTACCCCCAGGCCTGGAAGCATAACCGGGAGCCCTACCTCCTCGAAACTTGCGTGCCCGGTGTGTTTGCGGCCGGCGACGCCCGCACCGGCGCTATGGCCCGCGTGGCTTCGGCGGTAGGCGAGGGCTCGATGGCCATCAAGTTTGTGCACCAGTACCTGGATGAGTAG
- a CDS encoding SPASM domain-containing protein, with amino-acid sequence MASLVRDALTLLSKTTPRRVLNAGQVIGGYVLSKLTGKARHWGLPMALSFEPTTSCNLRCPECPSGLRSFTRPTGMLPAELFRRTIDEVASRLWYLIFYFQGEPYLHPEFLDLVQYAAAKGIYTATSTNAHYLNDKNARRTVESGLDRLIISLDGTTQEVYQQYRVGGKLDKVLDGTRNVVRWRKELKSSTPRIVFQFLVVRPNEHQIEDARRMARELGVDDVWFKTAQIYDYHNGSPLIPTIDYYSRYENNGNGTYSLKNRLLNHCWKMWHSCVITWDGLVVPCCFDKDAEYRLGDLKTQTFRQLWQGDKYRRFRASLLKGRDQIEMCRNCTEGTKVWG; translated from the coding sequence ATGGCTTCACTGGTGCGCGATGCGCTGACACTGCTTTCCAAAACCACACCCCGCCGTGTACTAAATGCCGGGCAGGTGATAGGGGGGTACGTGCTCAGCAAGCTTACCGGCAAGGCCCGGCACTGGGGCCTACCCATGGCCTTGTCGTTTGAGCCTACTACCAGCTGCAACCTGCGCTGCCCCGAGTGCCCCAGCGGGCTGCGCTCCTTCACGCGGCCTACCGGTATGCTGCCGGCCGAGCTGTTTCGGCGCACCATTGATGAGGTGGCCAGCCGGTTATGGTACCTGATTTTTTACTTCCAAGGGGAGCCGTATCTGCACCCCGAGTTTCTGGACTTAGTGCAATACGCGGCGGCCAAGGGGATCTACACGGCCACAAGTACCAACGCGCACTACCTCAACGACAAAAATGCCCGCCGCACCGTAGAGTCGGGCCTCGACCGCCTCATCATCTCCCTCGATGGCACCACCCAAGAGGTGTATCAGCAGTACCGGGTAGGCGGCAAGCTGGATAAGGTGCTGGACGGAACACGTAACGTAGTGCGGTGGCGCAAGGAGCTGAAATCGAGCACACCGCGCATCGTATTTCAGTTTTTGGTGGTGCGCCCCAACGAGCACCAGATCGAGGACGCCCGGCGTATGGCCCGCGAGTTGGGCGTGGATGACGTGTGGTTTAAAACGGCCCAGATCTATGACTACCACAACGGCTCGCCCCTGATTCCGACCATCGACTACTACTCGCGCTACGAGAACAACGGCAACGGCACTTACAGCCTGAAAAACCGCTTGCTGAACCACTGCTGGAAAATGTGGCACTCCTGCGTGATTACCTGGGACGGCCTGGTGGTGCCCTGTTGCTTCGACAAAGACGCCGAATACCGCCTCGGCGACCTAAAGACGCAGACCTTCCGCCAGCTCTGGCAGGGCGACAAGTACCGCCGGTTCCGTGCGTCCTTACTCAAAGGTCGCGACCAGATTGAGATGTGTCGCAACTGCACTGAGGGTACCAAAGTGTGGGGGTAG